The following coding sequences are from one Bufo bufo chromosome 2, aBufBuf1.1, whole genome shotgun sequence window:
- the ALMS1 gene encoding Alstrom syndrome protein 1 isoform X1, whose translation MEREEAAAEAAESWYQLPAEEDASIAMPTLGETAAHGEHTDFPSVEEGTLLSEAEMRKDFSAGRMDSVRLEIQDSRLSPCLPLLTTLSTSGDTLFQKTVGDDFAPLRASLDMSEFPGPPSKLLQMSDAVELASKEITIEQEEVSICLSQHYLRTTLDDNGDGGGLHPLSLSHGEKDDRGNELESEVIKLTLSDDVIQPKVDEMSKDLGSEDGAFLSSSVPAPVLMQLLEKEVSMSSSSGRSSRRSSKSSSAGGSENIQRTKQEPDLEHQNLNIQDPGTTCNQSLEESFRDSSQIDFVKDIERETEDPSGITLRQMRQQSFQPVRDALHKQLCSEIQQRYQERKTSEGTKSEKESIGPESTPVLNKTPSEPPNKVDETVVEDHLKEELSRLSRCSIERGHKDTEMSHTGNTPVDEASFIGRLPHPVSQSTPGTFTMNRKPLSGRIQQIKAKLTGSDMSLNEEPSTESSAHKAAPSAVPQSIQSSQGYPESSDSQRSLSPQRRRIQSLPSLNYIEKVGAWNTNQTFDALVLRGLTGVSPKKLAYNAVADSLNRMFSRQTSATTLNKGPSATVKATSSMTNLSVAERDSPTISQIARSQSYNSVLPGRDQTEAELHETPKSETSQSHVSLRGSSSTVVNSSKPVQKNTSDAGVRGRDLSAAQTTSEFKKKSHGGQEKMCDGSGNLSRNFVTMDRFSDVSSDQEYADSSHSSNKGKGSLTSAKHHLTGGEGNDWSPTEETSGKEELDIEERIPTYLRNLGIDQSPTAILTPFAPKGPIREPEFSPSELRTIKGSTATPSRSMRLSEGGSQSAVNISQSSLYSSTSTTSVSIPMGSDVGPESPLPTELSPAFGSGSADDRPISQDDTMTRGVGSGLEVHHVERSPAIEPVSDLNSPSQGFMNEENTESARVKQLIEQFESGGYDGTISHDSVHEQVLSLQGYSQNTPTIDPVNDSFVGSKTLKEIRKLLAEAEDVGLDRTSSSLQRASPVGDPYTEAPSRCLNLEDSLNSRSASPLDLQVKDMSWDSSFKSSLTGDHLGNKDLSTTWNSDTVHSSSVRDNSYLGELIGIRNTQAAPFSQRSQWGRSEPEGCSKATTNKMMPSTANVRGEREFVDVTEKVQRSEQLLSSVSSSVGGLKNALALTGSGYVRGRETESDESSGDSLAARVTNLLRNDAPSVRTRQSADEEERRARGSVKLKLTSRSVTPDTELSEEDRRRIEEIKRELLDGAKEAEKDYSHPNKLASSGDVGEFRLQLTPSPFQLPLTRSQSSEGTKNITSSVQASDVQQEAKYGAMTKDVSSVMSDLPPPTSASYQQDPLITGAAGRTITELKSQNMAPVKSTEEATKPISSITFSSRKRSSPLPGAPDEGSQPRPSDLQVVFDKSPANQGLNRRPSPEPSVSNHVHRFHHQDYQADKDVLPALATSQQWRPRESTTQEYSPRSWAAEKEYSAAASILWTSGPTVESFSTFPCPPKENVDPGRVNSEDSLLINHGLQQKNNSGGGQLKTYSGLTCEDGLLPSSAQELQTRPAISSPTRKALSCIHVTISPKDDMKVLDVSKALVTLDTDNGSLASELRANGDMSRSSSSNLSRNDQVLSCNDLSAGTVPVGSFHVIHIRDSKTIHEDIVQLMGKENLPDRSIQTERRSSPLSDATTQITTESPQKTTFSAEIFVDGPLREASTSSILRVNETPDRQTPSRSPLSCLSRATDQPLLLPYRPPGSPELFYVPFMGGGSRMSPVSTIESSHPGSNDAISPKFPPDVLGSATEKLPDPSIPRHREGIYSKEPSPQTAEWKQKPARGPLDDLKSSQRSSWPSPPQSLAEKDPGSFGNMSSSTVHPRHSESMERSDPRGLQPAPSPEDSEFLPLQPKIDYSQDQANVTRPARSKALEVTVRKKTHSVTSTDLPGRGHKSGQTPGKPRSSSRSSLDRSISRSQSVVSNQSLDDLWTRYTEGRRRQQATESSNKLEVSLVERLERLARLLQNPPSHSLTSSKDEKKEDNHEKKAAREQWYRMKPGVDDDSVGKPYEDSPDSGSLLSEPLSEVRSTVTDSAATTTTTASQVGSETSSGSMSTIDTIRLINAFGAERVLPSSRLSRLYSTIDLQKKRTEETAKGSKRASVGRGQSRMAVQELPKSKMADAESVTSSDGLREPTPALREKKSSRGQNKGVQAGELEIVMSATRKNTRDVGTTFPSPGGERLTGPGASENMEANVRTSKSKVNTMAQCVPPGLSWFVPAEDLKSESRKENMPGVPKGPGPVWYEPVTNTKPWREPLREKNEQDWATGRPGRPIHSTRVIPGAQDKPFIRVTLQEYLRSHRPDFIFRSGERVKRLQLLAEERKLQSVFQGERDELFNQTTRSRVPRYKDSRLFQQSRTVPKKEMIQRSKRIYQQLPEIRKRKEDEKRRSEYETYRLKAQLFRKKVTNHILGRKTPWN comes from the exons ATGGAGAGGGAAGAAGCAGCTGCAGAG GCGGCTGAGTCGTGGTACCAGCTTCCAGCAGAGGAAGATGCCAGCATCGCCATGCCCACGCTCGGTGAGACGGCTGCCCACGGTGAGCACACAGACTTCCCCAGTGTGGAGGAGGGCACTCTGCTGTCGGAGGCGGAGATGAGGAAAGACTTCTCTGCTGGACGGATGGACTCTGTGCGGCTGG AGATCCAGGACAGTCGCCTGTCTCCCTGCCTTCCGCTCCTCACCACCCTCTCCACCTCAGGAGACACTTTGTTCCAGAAGACAGTTGGGGACGACTTTGCTCCTCTAAG AGCTTCCTTGGACATGTCAGAGTTCCCTGGACCTCCATCAAAGTTGCTTCAGATGAGTGATGCTGTGGAGCTGGCCAGTAAAGAAATAACCATAGAACAGGAGGAAGTGAGCATCTGTCTGTCGCAGCATTACTTGAGGACAACCCTGGATGACAATGGAGATGGTGGTGGGCTTCACCCATTGTCTTTAAGCCATGGTGAAAAAGATGATCGAGGCAATGAACTGGAATCAGAAGTCATAAAACTGACATTATCTGATGATGTTATTCAACCTAAAGTGGATGAGATGAGCAAGGATCTGGGAAGTGAAGATGGGGCCTTTTTAAGCAGCAGTGTCCCTGCCCCTGTGTTGATGCAACTGCTGGAGAAAGAAGTTAGTATGTCAAGTAGCAGTGGAAGGTCCTCTAGACGTTCTTCAAAGTCATCCTCTGCTGGAGGTTCAGAGAACATTCAAAGGACGAAACAGGAACCTGATCTAGAACATCAGAACCTCAACATCCAGGATCCTGGGACTACTTGCAACCAGTCTTTAGAAGAGTCATTTAGAGACTCAAGTCAAATAGATTTTGTAAAGGATATTGAAAGAGAAACTGAAGATCCCAGTGGGATTACTCTGCGACAGATGAGGCAACAGTCATTTCAGCCAGTGAGAGATGCTCTCCACAAGCAGCTCTGCTCCGAAATCCAGCAACGATACCAGGAAAGGAAGACGTCAGAGGGTACCAAGAGCGAGAAAGAGTCCATTGGTCCCGAAAGTACACCTGTGCTCAACAAAACCCCTTCTGAACCACCCAACAAGGTGGATGAGACAGTGGTGGAAGACCACTTGAAGGAAGAGTTGAGTAGGTTATCTCGTTGTAGTATAGAACGTGGACATAAAGATACAGAGATGTCGCACACAGGAAACACTCCGGTAGATGAGGCTTCATTCATTGGCAGATTGCCTCATCCTGTCTCTCAGTCGACGCCCGGCACATTTACAATGAACCGGAAACCACTGTCGGGTCGAATACAGCAAATCAAGGCCAAGCTGACCGGTTCTGATATGTCGTTAAATGAGGAGCCTTCCACAGAGTCTTCAGCCCACAAAGCAGCTCCTTCTGCAGTGCCCCAGTCTATCCAGAGCAGCCAAGGATACCCAGAGAGCAGTGACTCTCAGAGATCACTGTCTCCACAAAGACGGAGAATTCAGTCTCTGCCGAGTCTCAATTATATTGAGAAGGTTGGAGCTTGGAATACAAACCAGACATTTGATGCCTTGGTTCTTCGTGGTTTAACTGGCGTGTCTCCTAAAAAGTTAGCATATAATGCTGTGGCCGATTCCTTGAACCGCATGTTCTCCAGGCAGACCAGTGCCACAACCCTGAACAAAGGGCCCTCTGCCACAGTCAAAGCCACGTCCTCTATGACCAATCTGAGTGTGGCCGAGAGAGACTCGCCCACCATCTCCCAAATCGCCAGGTCTCAGTCTTACAACTCTGTGCTACCTGGAAGAGATCAAACCGAAGCAGAGTTACATGAGACACCCAAGTCCGAAACATCACAGTCGCATGTCTCGTTGAGAGGTTCCTCCTCCACTGTGGTTAACTCTAGTaagcctgtccaaaaaaacactAGTGATGCAGGTGTCAGAGGCCGTGACCTTTCTGCTGCTCAAACAACTTCTGAATTTAAGAAAAAGTCACATGGTGGACAAGAAAAGATGTGTGATGGATCGGGGAATCTGAGTCGTAACTTTGTAACAATGGATCGattcagtgatgtctcctctgatcaaGAATATGCCGATAGCTCACATTCCAGTAACAAGGGGAAGGGATCTCTGACTTCTGCAAAGCATCACCTGACTGGTGGAGAAGGCAATGATTGGTCACCAACTGAAGAGACTTCTGGGAAGGAGGAGCTCGACATAGAAGAACGAATACCT ACGTATCTCAGGAACCTCGGTATCGACCAGTCCCCTACTGCTATCCTGACACCATTTGCTCCAAAGGGACCCATCCGAGAACCAGAATTCTCCCCCTCAGAACTAAGAACAATCAAGGGATCCACAGCGACTCCCAGCCGGAGCATGAGGCTCTCAGAAG GGGGCTCTCAGAGTGCTGTGAATATTTCCCAGTCCAGTCTGTATTCGTCCACCTCGACCACCAGTGTATCCATTCCTATGGGATCAGACGTTGGGCCAGAATCTCCTTTACCCACTGAATTGTCTCCTGCGTTTGGCTCTGGGTCTGCTGACGATAGACCGATCAGCCAGGATGACACCATGACTCGGGGTGTAGGAAGTGGTTTGGAGGTGCACCATGTAGAGAGGTCTCCGGCCATTGAACCAGTCAGTGATCTCAACTCGCCGTCCCAAGGGTTCAtgaatgaggagaacacagagtccgCGCGGGTGAAACAACTGATAGAGCAGTTTGAGTCTGGTGGATATGATGGGACCATCTCACATGACAGTGTACATGAGCAGGTGTTATCTTTACAAGGTTACTCCCAAAACACTCCCACCATAGATCCTGTTAACGACTCGTTTGTTGGGTCCAAAACCCTCAAAGAGATCCGGAAACTCTTGGCAGAAGCAGAAGATGTCGGTCTTGATAGGACTAGTTCTAGCTTACAACGAGCATCTCCAGTAGGGGATCCATACACCGAGGCTCCTTCAAGGTGCCTAAATCTAGAAGACTCTCTGAATAGCAGATCGGCAAGTCCTCTGGATCTTCAGGTCAAGGACATGTCTTGGGACTCATCATTTAAAAGCAGCCTAACAGGTGACCACTTGGGAAATAAAGATTTGTCGACGACTTGGAACAGTGACACTGTCCATAGTTCTTCTGTCAGAGACAACTCTTATTTAGGAGAACTTATTGGAATCAGAAACACTCAGGCCGCACCTTTCAGTCAACGGAGCCAGTGGGGAAGGTCAGAGCCAGAAGGCTGCAGTAAAGCCACCACAAATAAGATGATGCCATCTACTGCTAACGTCAGGGGTGAAAGGGAGTTTGTGGATGTAACCGAGAAGGTGCAGCGCAGTGAACAACTTTTAAGCAGCGTTTCAAGTTCTGTGGGAGGCCTGAAAAACGCACTAGCCCTAACGGGAAGTGGGTACGTTCGAGGGAGGGAAACTGAAAGTGACGAAAGTAGTGGAGACTCCCTGGCGGCGCGAGTTACAAACCTCTTGAGGAACGACGCCCCATCGGTGCGAACAAGGCAAAGTGCAGACGAGGAGGAAAGGAGAGCTCGAG GTTCAGTGAAGCTGAAGCTGACCAGTCGCTCGGTGACGCCGGACACGGAACTAAGCGAAGAGGACAGAAGACGGATAGAGGAAATCAAGAGAGAGCTGCTGGATGGGGCTAAGGAGGCAGAGAAG GATTATTCACATCCCAACAAGCTGGCTTCTTCAGGAGACGTGGGGGAGTTCAGGTTACAGCTGACACCATCACCTTTCCAGTTACCCCTCACCAGATCTCAGTCCTCTGAGggaacaaaaaatataacctcCAGTGTCCAAGCATCAGATGTCCAACAGGAAGCTAAGTATGGAGCAATGACTAAAGACGTGTCCTCTGTGATGTCTGATCTCCCTCCACCGACCTCTGCTTCATATCAACAAGATCCATTAATAACTGGAGCAGCGGGAAGAACTATTACTGAACTGAAGAGCCAAAACATGGCACCCGTCAAATCCACTGAAGAGGCCACAAAGCCAATATCTTCTATCACATTTTCCTCCCGTAAACGTTCTTCACCTCTGCCCGGCGCTCCCGATGAAGGTTCTCAGCCACGTCCTTCTGATTTACAAGTTGTCTTCGATAAGTCACCAGCCAACCAAGGTTTGAACCGTAGACCTTCTCCTGAACCATCAGTGTCAAATCATGTCCATCGTTTTCATCATCAAGACTACCAGGCTGATAAAGATGTGCTTCCTGCACTTGCGACTTCTCAACAATGGCGTCCTAGAGAATCTACAACCCAAGAgtattcaccaaggtcctgggccGCAGAAAAAGAATATTCTGCAGCTGCATCTATATTATGGACCTCTGGTCCAACTGTTGAGAGCTTTAGTACATTCCCATGTCCTCCAAAGGAAAATGTTGATCCTGGACGTGTAAATTCAGAAGATTCTTTACTGATTAATCATGGTCTTCAGCAGAAGAACAATAGTGGTGGTGGCCAACTAAAAACATATAGTGGACTGACTTGTGAGGATGGGTTACTTCCTTCATCTGCTCAGGAACTTCAGACCAGACCAGCTATATCATCTCCAACTCGGAAAGCCCTTTCTTGTATCCATGTCACGATCTCTCCGAAGGATGACATGAAAGTGCTTGATGTGTCCAAAGCCCTGGTGACATTAGATACTGATAATGGGTCATTGGCTTCAGAACTAAGGGCAAATGGCGATATGTCTAGGTCATCTTCTTCAAACCTCTCCAGGAATGACCAGGTCCTTAGCTGTAATGACCTATCTGCTGGAACAGTCCCAGTCGGCAGCTTCCACGTGATCCATATAAGAGACAGTAAGACCATTCATGAAGATATCGTCCAGTTAATGGGCAAAGAAAACCTTCCCGACAGATCGATCCAAACTGAAAGAAGAAGCTCTCCATTATCTGATGCCACTACCCAGATAACCACAGAAAGTCCACAGAAAACCACCTTTTCAGCTGAGATCTTTGTTGATGGGCCATTAAGAGAAGCCTCCACATCGTCAATCCTGAGAGTCAACGAAACTCCTGACCGGCAGACACCCTCCCGTTCACCACTGTCCTGCCTGTCCCGAGCTACAG ATCAACCTCTGCTGCTGCCGTACCGACCGCCGGGGAGCCCAGAACTGTTCTATGTGCCCTTTATGGGAGGAGGATCCAGAATGTCCCCGGTCAGCACCATCGAGAGCTCCCACCCAG GCTCCAACGATGCCATTTCCCCAAAGTTTCCCCCGGATGTATTGGGGTCCGCCACAGAAAAGCTGCCAGACCCCTCTATACCCAGACACCGAGAGGGCATCTACAGTAAAGAGCCGAGCCCGCAAACAGCAGAGTGGAAGCAAAAGCCGGCTAGAG gCCCGCTTGACGACCTGAAATCCTCCCAGCGTTCATCATGGCCCTCTCCACCGCAGTCTCTGGCAGAGAAGGATCCTGGGAGCTTCGGTAACATGTCCTCCAGCACTGTCCATCCTAGACATTCAGAGTCCATGGAGCGATCGGACCCTAGGGGGCTGCAGCCGGCTCCTTCCCCAGAGGACAGCGAGTTCCTTCCTTTACAGCCGAAAATTGATTATTCCCAAGATCAGGCGAATGTTACCCGACCAGCGAGGTCCAAGGCCCTGGAGGTGACAGTGAGGAAGAAAACTCACTCTGTGACTAGCACTGACCTTCCTGGACGAGGTCACAAGAGTGGACAGACCCCTGGAAAACCAAGAAGCTCATCCCGcagcagcctggacaggagcatctCGAGAAGTCAGAGTGTGGTCTCCAACCAGAGCCTGGACGATCTGTGGACGCGCTATACGGAGGGCAGAAGAAGACAACAGGCGACTGAATCCAgcaacaagctggaggtgtccctcGTGGAACGTCTGGAGCGCCTGGCcaggctgctgcagaacccaccATCCCACTCACTGACATCATCTAAAGATGAGAAGAAGGAGGATAACCATGAGAAGAAAGCCGCCCGGGAGCAGTGGTACCGAATGAAACCGGGAGTGGATGATGATTCAGTCGGTAAACCCTACGAGGACAGTCCTGACAGCGGCTCGCTGCTTTCAGAGCCCTTGTCTGAGGTGAGAAGTACTGTGACTGATagtgccgccaccaccaccaccacagcgtCACAGGTGGGCAGCGAGACCTCCTCCGGCTCCATGTCCACAATAGACACCATCAGACTGATTAACGCCTTTGGAGCTGAGAGAGTTCTCCCCTCATCAAGGCTCAGCCGTCTCTACAGCACCATCGACCTGCAAAAGAAACGCACCGAGGAGACTGCGAAAGGGTCAAAACGAGCCTCTGTAGGCCGGGGGCAGTCCAGGATGGCAGTACAGGAGCTCCCGAAGAGTAAG ATGGCAGATGCTGAATCTGTCACCTCGTCAGATGGTTTAAGGGAACCAACTCCAGCCCTACGAGAAAAGAAGAGCAGCCGGGGACAGAACAAAGGCGTTCAGGCAG GAGAGCTGGAGATTGTGATGAGCGCCACCAGGAAGAACACCAGAGATGTGGGGACCACCTTCCCGTCCCCAGGAGGTGAACGGCTGACTGGTCCGGGAGCTTCTGAGAACATGGAGGCCAATGTGAGAACATCCAAGAGCAAAGTGAACACGATGGCACAGTGCGTCCCACCAG GGCTGAGCTGGTTTGTTCCAGCTGAAGATCTGAAATCCGAGTCCCGGAAAGAGAACATGCCGGGGGTCCCAAAAGGTCCAGGTCCAGTCTGGTACGAGCCAGTAACCAACACCAAACCCTGGAGAGAACCCCTGCGGGAGAAGAATGAGCAGGACTGGGCCACAGGCAGACCAGGCCGTCCGATCCACAGCACCAGAGTCATCCCCGGTGCACAGGACAAGCCATTCATCAGGGTGACCCTGCAG GAATATCTGAGGTCTCATCGGCCGGACTTCATCTTCCGCTCCGGGGAGAGGGTAAAACGACTGCAGCTTCTCGCTGAGGAACGCAAACTCCAAAGCGTGTTCCAGGGTGAAAGAGATGAGCTCTTCAACCAGACAACGAGAAGTAGAGTCCCCCGATACAAAG ATTCCAGATTATTCCAGCAGAGCCGAACCGTCCCGAAGAAAGAGATGATCCAGAGGTCCAAGAG GATTTACCAGCAGCTTCCAGAAATCAGGAAGAGAAAGGAGGACGAGAAGAGGAGATCGGAGTATGAAACCTATCGTCTGAAAGCCCAGCTGTTCAGGAAG AAAGTGACCAATCACATCCTGGGCAGGAAGACCCCCTGGAACTGA